From the genome of Nakamurella flavida, one region includes:
- the rhaI gene encoding L-rhamnose isomerase, translated as MTTPAPTPATGRDPLDALDDFGIEVPSWAYGNSGTRFKVFTTPGTPRDPYEKIADAAQVHAMTGLAPRVSIHIPWDKVDDFAALTAFAKEQGVAIGSVNSNLFQDDDYRLGSLANSDPRIRDKAIAHHSECLDVMRATGSKDLKIWLPDGTNYPGQDSLRDRQDRLADSLAQIYAAMDDDQRLLLEYKIFEPYFYTMDLPDWGTSLLHCMALGERAKVILDTGHHAPSTNIEFIVMQLLRQNRLGAFDFNSRNYADDDLIVGSADPFQLFRIMTEIVAQGAHLPTSGVNFMLDQCHNIEEKIPGQIRSVMNVQAATAKALLVDQDALAAARAQGDVLGAHGVVMDAYETDVRGLLADRREARGLPRDPLRAFAESGYAAKAAADRVGGTQASWGA; from the coding sequence ATGACCACCCCCGCACCCACCCCGGCCACCGGCCGGGACCCGCTGGACGCCCTCGACGACTTCGGCATCGAGGTGCCGAGCTGGGCGTACGGCAATTCCGGCACCCGGTTCAAGGTGTTCACCACGCCGGGCACCCCCCGCGACCCGTACGAGAAGATCGCCGACGCGGCCCAGGTGCACGCCATGACGGGGCTGGCGCCGCGGGTGTCCATCCACATCCCGTGGGACAAGGTCGACGACTTCGCCGCGCTCACCGCATTCGCGAAGGAGCAGGGGGTCGCCATCGGGTCGGTCAACTCGAACCTTTTCCAGGACGACGACTACCGACTGGGTTCGCTGGCCAACTCGGATCCCCGCATCCGGGACAAGGCGATCGCGCACCACAGCGAGTGCCTGGACGTCATGCGGGCCACCGGCAGCAAGGACCTGAAGATCTGGTTGCCGGACGGCACCAACTACCCCGGGCAGGACTCGCTGCGCGACCGGCAGGACCGGCTCGCCGACTCCCTCGCCCAGATCTACGCGGCCATGGACGACGACCAGCGGTTGCTGCTGGAGTACAAGATCTTCGAGCCGTACTTCTACACGATGGACCTGCCCGACTGGGGCACGTCCCTGCTGCACTGCATGGCGCTGGGGGAGCGGGCCAAGGTCATCCTGGACACCGGCCACCACGCTCCGTCCACCAACATCGAGTTCATCGTCATGCAGCTGCTGCGACAGAACCGCCTGGGCGCGTTCGACTTCAACTCGCGGAACTACGCCGACGACGACCTCATCGTCGGCTCGGCCGATCCGTTCCAGCTGTTCCGGATCATGACCGAGATCGTCGCCCAGGGCGCCCACCTGCCGACCTCGGGGGTGAACTTCATGCTCGACCAGTGCCACAACATCGAGGAGAAGATCCCCGGGCAGATCCGCTCGGTGATGAACGTGCAGGCGGCCACGGCCAAGGCGCTGCTGGTCGACCAGGACGCGCTGGCCGCGGCCCGCGCGCAGGGCGACGTGCTCGGTGCGCACGGCGTGGTGATGGACGCCTACGAGACCGACGTGCGCGGGCTGCTCGCCGACCGCCGCGAGGCCCGCGGGCTGCCGCGGGATCCGCTGCGCGCCTTCGCCGAGTCCGGCTACGCGGCGAAGGCCGCCGCCGACCGCGTCGGCGGTACCCAGGCGAGCTGGGGCGCCTGA
- a CDS encoding DeoR/GlpR family DNA-binding transcription regulator yields MSVSSVDEFAREQSILMDLKTTGHVTVQDLAVRFGVSAVTIRKDLSALEDRSLVRRVRGGAVSAPAGDEGAFEMRLRYSQDSKQAVAVAAARLVRDGDVIALDSSTSSFYLAQEVLGRRNLVVITNGLRHALLFMEHSSAVVLMPGGVVRRSAGSVVGPIGDVLAGRGRISAGFFGVVGISTTLGLLDVSAEEAQTKKFMAAACDRVYALFDSSKIDGFGFHSFVPPADITGMYTDTGADPAAVAEWAALDVPITTVPSAAAATSAADTAATVTPLPTSGAREPARRRRRSRASPTGTG; encoded by the coding sequence GTGTCGGTGTCATCGGTGGACGAGTTCGCCCGCGAGCAGAGCATTCTGATGGACCTCAAGACCACCGGCCATGTGACCGTCCAGGATCTCGCCGTCCGGTTCGGCGTCTCCGCCGTCACGATTCGCAAGGACCTGTCCGCTCTCGAGGACCGCAGTCTGGTCCGGCGGGTGCGCGGCGGGGCGGTCAGTGCACCGGCCGGTGACGAGGGCGCGTTCGAGATGCGGTTGCGGTACTCCCAGGACAGCAAGCAGGCGGTGGCCGTCGCCGCCGCCCGCCTCGTCCGGGACGGCGACGTCATCGCGCTCGATTCCTCGACCTCGTCGTTCTACCTCGCCCAGGAGGTGCTCGGCCGGCGCAACCTGGTGGTGATCACCAACGGGTTGCGGCACGCCCTGCTCTTCATGGAGCACTCGTCCGCCGTGGTGCTCATGCCCGGCGGCGTGGTGCGCCGGTCCGCCGGGAGCGTGGTCGGGCCGATCGGTGACGTGCTGGCCGGCCGGGGTCGGATCAGCGCCGGCTTCTTCGGGGTGGTCGGCATCTCGACAACCCTGGGCCTGCTGGACGTCTCGGCCGAGGAGGCGCAGACGAAGAAGTTCATGGCGGCGGCCTGCGACCGGGTGTACGCCCTGTTCGACTCGTCGAAGATCGACGGGTTCGGCTTCCACTCCTTCGTCCCCCCGGCCGACATCACCGGCATGTACACCGACACCGGGGCCGATCCCGCCGCCGTCGCCGAATGGGCGGCACTGGACGTCCCGATCACCACCGTCCCGAGCGCCGCCGCCGCGACCAGCGCCGCGGACACCGCGGCCACGGTCACCCCCCTGCCCACCTCCGGCGCGCGGGAGCCGGCGCGGCGCCGCCGGCGTTCCCGGGCGTCGCCCACCGGGACGGGCTGA
- a CDS encoding L-rhamnose mutarotase — MTAPGVPVSQRHCFTLRVRPDRLDEYAARHTEVWPEMQQALRETGWGNYSLFLAEDGLLVGYVETDDLAAAQRAMDATAVNARWQAEMAEFFVGTDGAAPDRAFTELREVFHLAGS, encoded by the coding sequence ATGACCGCACCTGGAGTTCCTGTGTCCCAGCGCCACTGCTTCACCCTGCGGGTCCGGCCGGACCGGCTGGACGAGTACGCCGCCCGGCACACCGAGGTCTGGCCGGAGATGCAGCAGGCGCTGCGGGAGACCGGGTGGGGCAACTACTCCCTCTTCCTGGCCGAGGACGGTCTGCTGGTCGGGTACGTGGAGACCGACGACCTCGCCGCCGCCCAACGGGCCATGGACGCGACCGCGGTCAACGCGCGGTGGCAGGCCGAGATGGCTGAGTTCTTCGTCGGCACCGACGGGGCCGCGCCCGACCGGGCCTTCACCGAGCTCCGCGAGGTCTTCCACCTGGCGGGCAGCTGA
- a CDS encoding sugar ABC transporter ATP-binding protein codes for MSTPVNTAADTAVTPDSGLARLRLTGISKRFGAVRAIRNADLTVASGQVHALVGENGAGKSTMIKIISGVEAADTGRIEFEGAEVSISSTTDAMALGIATVYQEPQLFAELTVSENIFTGREMRRGLRVDWAAQNAKVVELLELLGLPGRYATVPVGTLSIAEQQQVSIAKALAGNAKVLILDEPSAILTDAEIDVLFGVVRRLTASGVSVIYISHRLDELFRIAQQVTVMRDGATIGTYPIDELSVRQIAELMVGGILSDERPERVVPQGDPVLTLSGLGRTGKFHDVDVQVRRGEIVGLYGLVGSGVSEIASCIYGMDRATAGQILLNGKPVAPRSAQEAQELGIALLPANRKLEGMFTFQSIAFNISAGHLPLLSRFGTWMDRAKEKSVAQDMIRRLSVKTPNERQAIGAMSGGNAQKVVLARQLVQRPDVLVLAEPTQGVDVGAKEEIHRIITELAEQGSAILVVTSDLPEALRISDRLQVVRGGTTTVEFGPEATQVDVLAAAAGDMTTSAGDSTHDAEQEGQVV; via the coding sequence GTGAGCACCCCCGTGAACACCGCTGCCGACACCGCGGTCACCCCCGACAGCGGGCTGGCCCGGCTGCGGCTGACCGGCATCTCCAAGCGGTTCGGCGCCGTCCGGGCCATCCGCAACGCCGACCTGACCGTCGCCTCCGGGCAGGTGCACGCCCTGGTCGGCGAGAACGGCGCCGGCAAGTCCACCATGATCAAGATCATCTCCGGGGTGGAGGCCGCCGACACCGGGCGCATCGAGTTCGAGGGTGCCGAGGTGTCGATCTCCTCGACCACCGACGCGATGGCCCTGGGCATCGCGACCGTCTACCAGGAGCCGCAGCTGTTCGCCGAGCTCACCGTCTCGGAGAACATCTTCACCGGCCGCGAGATGCGGCGCGGCCTGCGGGTCGACTGGGCCGCGCAGAACGCCAAGGTCGTCGAGCTGCTGGAGCTGCTCGGGCTGCCCGGTCGGTACGCCACCGTCCCCGTCGGCACGCTGTCCATCGCCGAGCAGCAGCAGGTCTCCATCGCCAAGGCGCTGGCCGGCAACGCCAAGGTGCTCATCCTGGACGAGCCGTCGGCCATCCTCACCGACGCCGAGATCGACGTGCTCTTCGGCGTGGTCCGCCGGCTCACCGCGTCCGGGGTCTCGGTCATCTACATCTCCCACCGGCTGGACGAGTTGTTCCGCATCGCCCAGCAGGTCACCGTCATGCGCGACGGCGCGACCATCGGGACCTACCCGATCGACGAGCTCTCCGTCCGGCAGATCGCCGAGCTGATGGTCGGCGGGATCCTGTCCGACGAACGGCCCGAGCGCGTCGTGCCCCAGGGTGATCCGGTGCTGACGCTGTCCGGCCTGGGGCGCACCGGCAAGTTCCACGACGTGGACGTGCAGGTCCGGCGGGGCGAGATCGTCGGTCTGTACGGGCTGGTCGGCTCGGGTGTGTCGGAGATAGCGAGCTGCATCTACGGCATGGACCGGGCCACCGCCGGGCAGATCCTGTTGAACGGCAAGCCCGTGGCGCCGCGCAGCGCCCAGGAGGCACAGGAGCTGGGCATCGCCCTGCTGCCGGCGAACCGCAAGCTCGAGGGGATGTTCACCTTCCAGTCCATCGCCTTCAACATCTCCGCCGGGCACCTGCCGCTGCTGTCGAGGTTCGGCACCTGGATGGACCGGGCCAAGGAGAAGTCGGTCGCGCAGGACATGATCCGCCGGCTCTCGGTGAAGACCCCGAACGAGCGGCAGGCCATCGGCGCAATGTCCGGCGGCAACGCCCAGAAGGTGGTGCTGGCCCGGCAACTCGTCCAGCGCCCCGACGTCCTCGTCCTCGCCGAACCCACCCAGGGGGTGGACGTCGGCGCCAAGGAGGAGATCCACCGCATCATCACCGAGCTCGCCGAACAGGGTTCCGCGATCCTCGTCGTCACCTCCGACCTGCCGGAGGCGCTGCGCATCTCCGACCGCCTGCAGGTCGTCCGGGGCGGCACCACCACCGTGGAGTTCGGCCCCGAGGCCACCCAGGTCGACGTGCTGGCCGCCGCCGCCGGTGACATGACCACCTCTGCCGGCGACAGCACGCACGACGCGGAGCAGGAAGGACAGGTCGTATGA
- a CDS encoding ABC transporter permease, whose protein sequence is MSTTLDRPGARPPADAPGPARSRRILPSPVSGQELVLIGVIAVLWVVLAFATPAFFTAGSLQPLLVATAPVALIGIGMTIIIITGGIDVSVGGAIMVCSVITAKLLVDSGLSLVPAVLVSMVVGALLGLVNGLLIAYGRVHAIIITFGTANLFQWLGLTVFGSRTVNGIPQTFDVFGRGVAGRTFGLPHAFLITVVIAAAAWWYLRHTAGGRHFYAIGGDAHAARLAGVRVQRRVLLAYVITGVLVGLGSCFVIAQGTSTLDQTVGSGKELAVIAAVVIGGTSIMGGRGSVLGTLLGALLVQTVTSGVTQLGWNSQLSDLFVGIFIIVAVGADLIRERARRAK, encoded by the coding sequence ATGAGCACCACCCTCGACCGCCCCGGGGCCCGGCCCCCGGCGGACGCACCCGGGCCGGCCCGGTCCCGGCGGATCCTGCCGTCGCCGGTCTCCGGCCAGGAGCTCGTCCTCATCGGCGTCATCGCCGTGCTGTGGGTCGTGCTCGCCTTCGCCACCCCGGCGTTCTTCACCGCCGGCTCGCTGCAGCCGCTGCTGGTGGCCACCGCCCCGGTCGCCCTCATCGGCATCGGCATGACGATCATCATCATCACCGGCGGCATCGACGTCTCCGTCGGCGGCGCCATCATGGTGTGCTCGGTGATCACCGCGAAACTCCTGGTGGACTCCGGACTCTCGTTGGTGCCGGCCGTGCTGGTCTCGATGGTCGTCGGCGCCCTGCTCGGGCTCGTGAACGGCCTGCTCATCGCCTACGGGCGGGTGCACGCCATCATCATCACGTTCGGCACCGCCAACCTGTTCCAGTGGCTGGGCCTGACGGTCTTCGGCTCCCGCACCGTCAACGGCATCCCGCAGACCTTCGACGTCTTCGGGCGCGGCGTGGCCGGCCGCACGTTCGGGCTGCCGCACGCCTTCCTCATCACGGTGGTCATCGCGGCCGCGGCGTGGTGGTACCTGCGGCACACAGCCGGTGGGCGGCACTTCTACGCCATCGGCGGGGACGCCCACGCGGCCCGGCTGGCCGGCGTCCGCGTCCAGCGACGGGTGCTGCTGGCCTACGTCATCACCGGGGTGCTGGTCGGCCTCGGGTCGTGCTTCGTCATCGCGCAGGGTACGTCCACCCTCGACCAGACCGTCGGCAGCGGAAAGGAACTCGCCGTCATCGCCGCGGTGGTCATCGGCGGCACCTCGATCATGGGCGGCCGCGGCTCGGTGCTCGGCACCCTGCTGGGCGCGCTGCTCGTGCAGACCGTGACCTCCGGGGTCACCCAGCTCGGGTGGAACTCGCAGCTGTCCGACCTGTTCGTCGGCATCTTCATCATCGTGGCCGTCGGCGCCGACCTGATCCGCGAACGGGCAAGGAGAGCCAAGTGA
- a CDS encoding ABC transporter permease produces the protein MSTTTPSAPTGVPPVDRPAPTGGGESLVARVVRALLTQRVVLLAVLIVVVVVVFTIMDAGDYLTAPYDADYLSSSLINAVPLALLGLAELLVILSGRGGIDLSVGAIVSLAGMVFGFAYGQWGWPLWSAILLTAVFGGLCGALNGFLVAYIGFPALIATLATFYAFKSLAIVINNQRPISTQPIQELFSISRSVELPVIGGNLPNVPLGIFTFLIPTAIAVWLLLARTTYGRRLYAIGTNDVAGRWSALPVRDTRFKAYVYAGVISGLVAVVTVAQFASARPDAGVSGSGMALPAITIAVLGGVAITGGIGRVAGVVLATLLIVWLNAGILLAFVGNEGSQYQLLALGTVLVFAALLNGLTNRRYGGSK, from the coding sequence GTGAGCACCACGACACCGTCCGCCCCCACCGGCGTCCCGCCCGTGGACCGCCCCGCCCCGACCGGCGGCGGGGAGTCCCTCGTCGCCCGGGTCGTGCGGGCCCTGTTGACCCAGCGCGTCGTCCTGCTCGCCGTGCTCATCGTCGTGGTGGTCGTGGTGTTCACGATCATGGACGCGGGTGACTACCTGACCGCCCCGTACGACGCCGACTACCTGTCCTCCAGCCTGATCAACGCGGTCCCGCTGGCCCTGCTCGGGCTGGCCGAGCTGCTGGTCATCCTGTCCGGTCGCGGCGGGATCGACCTCTCGGTCGGCGCCATCGTGTCGTTGGCCGGCATGGTGTTCGGGTTCGCCTACGGCCAGTGGGGCTGGCCGCTGTGGTCGGCGATCCTGCTCACCGCCGTGTTCGGTGGGTTGTGCGGTGCGCTCAACGGATTCCTGGTCGCCTACATCGGCTTCCCGGCCCTGATCGCCACCCTGGCCACGTTCTATGCGTTCAAGTCCCTCGCCATCGTGATCAACAACCAGCGGCCGATCAGCACCCAGCCCATCCAGGAGCTGTTCTCCATCAGCCGCTCGGTGGAGCTGCCGGTGATCGGCGGCAACCTGCCGAACGTGCCGCTGGGCATCTTCACGTTCCTCATCCCCACCGCCATCGCGGTGTGGTTGCTGCTGGCGCGCACCACCTATGGCCGCCGCCTGTACGCGATCGGCACCAACGACGTGGCGGGCCGGTGGAGCGCGCTGCCGGTGCGTGACACCCGGTTCAAGGCGTACGTCTACGCCGGGGTCATCTCCGGTCTGGTCGCCGTGGTCACCGTGGCCCAGTTCGCCTCGGCCCGCCCCGACGCGGGCGTGTCCGGCAGCGGCATGGCCCTGCCCGCCATCACCATCGCCGTGCTCGGTGGGGTCGCCATCACCGGCGGCATCGGCCGGGTCGCCGGCGTCGTGCTGGCCACCCTGCTCATCGTGTGGCTCAACGCCGGCATCCTGCTCGCCTTCGTCGGCAACGAGGGCTCGCAGTACCAGCTGCTCGCGCTGGGCACCGTGCTCGTCTTCGCCGCCCTGCTCAACGGGCTGACCAACCGGCGGTACGGCGGCTCCAAGTAG
- a CDS encoding bifunctional aldolase/short-chain dehydrogenase, translating into MAVNDTAVTDLIARSNRLGSDPRNTNYAGGNTSAKGTGADPVTGEPVELVWVKGSGGDLGTLQPAGLAVLRLDRLRALTGVYAGVDREDEMVAAFDYCLHGKGGAAPSIDTAMHGLVDAAHVDHLHPDSGIALATAADGPELTKQCFGDRVVWVPWRRPGFQLGLDIAAIAAANPQAIGCILGGHGITAWGDTSERAEANSLEIIRTAEEFLAANGSDQPFGAVVPGYEALPADERHARAAALFPTVRGLASTDKPQVGHYTDSPEVLDFLSSEKLAALAGLGTSCPDHFLRTKVKPMVVDLPATATVEDTLAALPALHAAYRADYQGYYDRNATPDSPPLRGADPAIVLVPGVGMFSFGKDKQTARVAGEFYVNAINVMRGAESVSTYAPISEAEKFAIEYWALEEAKLQRMPKPKPLATRIALITGAGSGIGKAIATRVAAEGGCVVIADLNLDTARAVADELGGPDVAVAVRSDVSDEDSVAAAFAAAALAFGGVDLVVNNAGLSLSKPLLETTVKDWDLQHDVMAKGSFLVSREAARVMIEQGMGGDIVTISSKNSVFAGPNNIAYSATKADQAHQVRLLAAELGPHGIRVNGINPDGVVRGSGIFAGGWGASRAAVYGVKEEDLGTYYAKRTLLGKEVLPEHVAAAVFALAAGDLSQTTGLHIPVDSGVAAAFLR; encoded by the coding sequence ATCGCGGTGAACGACACCGCCGTGACCGATCTGATCGCCCGGTCGAACCGTCTCGGCAGCGATCCCCGCAACACCAACTACGCCGGTGGCAACACCTCCGCCAAGGGCACCGGCGCCGACCCGGTCACCGGGGAGCCGGTGGAGCTGGTGTGGGTCAAGGGTTCCGGTGGTGATCTGGGCACCCTGCAGCCGGCCGGCCTGGCCGTGTTGCGGCTCGACCGGCTCCGCGCGCTGACCGGCGTGTACGCCGGGGTGGACCGCGAGGACGAGATGGTCGCCGCGTTCGACTACTGCCTGCACGGCAAGGGAGGGGCGGCGCCGTCCATCGACACGGCCATGCACGGGCTGGTCGACGCGGCCCACGTGGACCACCTGCACCCCGACTCCGGCATCGCGCTGGCCACCGCCGCCGACGGCCCCGAGCTGACGAAGCAATGCTTCGGCGACCGGGTGGTGTGGGTGCCGTGGCGACGGCCCGGCTTCCAGTTGGGTCTGGACATCGCGGCGATCGCGGCGGCCAATCCGCAGGCCATCGGCTGCATCCTCGGCGGCCACGGCATCACCGCCTGGGGGGACACCTCCGAGCGGGCCGAGGCGAACAGCCTGGAGATCATCCGCACGGCCGAGGAGTTCCTGGCCGCGAACGGGTCCGACCAGCCGTTCGGGGCTGTCGTCCCCGGCTACGAGGCCCTGCCCGCCGACGAGCGGCACGCCAGGGCGGCGGCACTGTTCCCGACCGTCCGCGGACTGGCCTCCACCGACAAGCCGCAGGTCGGCCACTACACCGACAGCCCCGAGGTCCTGGACTTCCTGTCCTCCGAGAAGCTGGCTGCACTGGCCGGTCTCGGCACCTCGTGCCCCGACCACTTCCTGCGCACCAAGGTCAAGCCGATGGTCGTCGACCTCCCGGCCACCGCCACGGTGGAAGACACCCTGGCGGCGTTACCAGCGCTGCATGCCGCCTACCGCGCGGACTACCAGGGCTACTACGACCGGAACGCGACACCGGACTCCCCGCCGCTGCGGGGGGCCGACCCGGCGATCGTGCTCGTCCCCGGGGTCGGCATGTTCTCGTTCGGCAAGGACAAGCAGACCGCCCGGGTGGCCGGCGAGTTCTACGTCAACGCCATCAACGTGATGCGCGGCGCCGAGTCCGTCTCCACCTACGCCCCGATCAGCGAGGCCGAGAAGTTCGCCATCGAGTACTGGGCGCTCGAGGAGGCCAAGCTGCAGCGGATGCCGAAGCCCAAGCCGCTGGCCACCCGTATCGCCCTGATCACCGGGGCCGGGTCGGGCATCGGCAAGGCCATCGCCACCCGCGTCGCCGCCGAGGGCGGCTGCGTGGTCATCGCGGATCTCAACCTGGACACCGCGCGGGCCGTCGCCGACGAACTCGGCGGCCCGGACGTGGCCGTCGCCGTGCGCTCGGACGTCTCCGACGAGGACAGTGTCGCCGCCGCGTTCGCCGCCGCCGCGCTGGCCTTCGGCGGGGTCGACCTCGTCGTCAACAACGCCGGTCTGTCGCTGTCCAAGCCGCTGCTCGAGACCACGGTCAAGGACTGGGATCTGCAGCACGACGTGATGGCCAAGGGGAGTTTCCTGGTGTCCCGGGAGGCCGCCCGCGTGATGATCGAGCAGGGCATGGGTGGGGACATCGTCACCATCTCCAGCAAGAACTCCGTGTTCGCCGGACCCAACAACATCGCCTACTCCGCCACCAAGGCCGACCAGGCGCACCAGGTGCGGCTGTTGGCCGCCGAACTGGGTCCGCACGGCATCCGGGTCAACGGCATCAACCCCGACGGGGTGGTCCGCGGGTCGGGCATCTTCGCCGGCGGATGGGGCGCTTCCCGGGCCGCGGTGTACGGGGTCAAGGAGGAGGACCTCGGCACCTACTACGCCAAGCGCACGTTGCTGGGCAAGGAGGTGCTGCCCGAGCACGTGGCCGCGGCCGTGTTCGCGCTGGCCGCCGGCGACCTGTCGCAGACCACGGGCCTGCACATCCCGGTCGACTCGGGCGTCGCCGCCGCCTTCCTGCGATGA
- a CDS encoding autoinducer 2 ABC transporter substrate-binding protein, producing the protein MSALRRTTAVLSLGLAATLVLSACTKKNDAPAAAPAASSAATSAASGSAPASGDKVTVAFVPKLQGVPYFEAMNTGGQAAAEALGNVTWLYQGPTQADAAAQADIVRSFIQQKVDTLIVAPNDPDSMAPLLQQAKDAGIHVATADTDAPSSVREAFVNQASVDGIGEGLTDALMTAMGGKGKYAIVSCGQTAENLNSWIEVQKAYTASKYPDAEIVDTVYAGEDQNKAASMATDLMNAHPDLTGLVGECTSSAPGVAQAVRDAGKIGSVFTVGLGTPQSMKPYLADGSSSASILWNVENLGYLTAWAGAQLAEDKPFAATNDVNADLPDVAYDEATKTLLLGPALAITKDNVDDFDY; encoded by the coding sequence ATGTCCGCTCTCCGCAGGACCACCGCGGTCCTCTCCCTCGGTCTCGCGGCGACCCTGGTGCTGTCCGCCTGCACGAAGAAGAACGACGCGCCGGCCGCCGCTCCCGCGGCGTCGTCGGCCGCGACCTCCGCCGCCTCGGGCAGTGCGCCGGCGTCCGGCGACAAGGTCACCGTCGCCTTCGTGCCCAAGCTGCAGGGTGTGCCGTACTTCGAGGCGATGAACACCGGTGGCCAGGCCGCCGCCGAGGCGCTGGGCAACGTCACCTGGCTGTACCAGGGCCCGACGCAGGCCGATGCCGCCGCCCAGGCCGACATCGTCCGGTCCTTCATCCAGCAGAAGGTCGACACGCTCATCGTGGCGCCGAACGACCCCGACTCGATGGCCCCGCTGCTGCAGCAGGCCAAGGACGCCGGGATCCACGTCGCCACCGCCGACACCGACGCCCCGAGCTCCGTCCGCGAGGCCTTCGTCAACCAGGCCTCCGTCGACGGCATCGGCGAGGGCCTCACCGACGCACTGATGACGGCGATGGGCGGAAAGGGCAAGTACGCCATCGTGTCCTGCGGCCAGACCGCGGAGAACCTGAACTCCTGGATCGAGGTGCAGAAGGCCTACACCGCCTCGAAGTACCCCGACGCCGAGATCGTGGACACCGTCTATGCCGGTGAGGACCAGAACAAGGCGGCCAGCATGGCGACCGACCTGATGAACGCCCACCCCGATCTCACCGGCCTCGTCGGCGAGTGCACCTCCTCGGCACCCGGTGTGGCGCAGGCGGTCCGGGACGCCGGCAAGATCGGCAGCGTCTTCACCGTCGGCCTGGGTACCCCGCAGTCCATGAAGCCGTACCTGGCCGACGGCTCGTCGTCCGCGTCCATCCTGTGGAACGTGGAGAACCTGGGCTACCTGACCGCCTGGGCCGGCGCTCAGCTCGCGGAGGACAAGCCCTTCGCCGCCACCAACGACGTCAACGCCGATCTGCCCGACGTGGCCTACGACGAGGCGACCAAGACGCTGCTGCTCGGCCCGGCCCTGGCCATCACCAAGGACAACGTGGACGACTTCGACTACTGA
- a CDS encoding rhamnulokinase encodes MTAETGIALAAVDLGASSGRVMLGRITPGVLELTEVHRFRNGPVALPDGLYWDVLGLYQDALVGLRAAARRAPELAGVAIDSWAVDYGLVDASGRLSGNPFHYRDARTAAGVAATHERVDFAELYGISGLQFLPFTTLYQFAADVSLGRPDTQALLIPDLLGYWLTGVRVAEQTNASTTGLLDARTGDWSTSLIDRLGLPAGLLPDVVPPGTVLGGLTPAVVAETGLTRPLTVSTVGSHDTASAVLGVPAADADFGYISCGTWGLVGVELEAPVLTEAGRTANFTNERGVDGTVRYLRNVMGLWLLSESLRTWGLQGVDVSLPDVLARAAELPAGGPQFDPDDPVFLPPGDMPARIADACRSAGERAPDGIPAMVRCILDSLATAFAAGIERAAALSGRDVTTVHVVGGGSQNELLCQLVADACGRPVVAGPVEATALGNLLVQARTHGVLSGDRWALREHLRTGLTTRTYPPRRVPSSRVAGIGR; translated from the coding sequence ATGACGGCGGAGACCGGCATCGCGCTGGCCGCGGTGGATCTCGGTGCGTCCAGTGGCCGGGTGATGCTGGGCCGGATCACCCCCGGCGTGCTGGAGCTGACCGAGGTGCACCGGTTCCGCAACGGTCCGGTCGCCCTGCCGGACGGCCTGTACTGGGACGTGCTGGGTCTGTACCAGGACGCGCTGGTCGGGCTGCGGGCCGCGGCCCGGCGGGCCCCGGAGCTGGCCGGCGTGGCGATCGACTCGTGGGCGGTGGACTACGGCCTGGTCGACGCCTCCGGGCGGCTGTCGGGCAACCCGTTCCACTACCGGGACGCTCGCACCGCCGCCGGCGTGGCGGCCACCCACGAGCGGGTCGACTTCGCCGAGCTGTACGGGATCAGCGGCCTGCAGTTCCTCCCCTTCACCACGCTGTATCAGTTCGCCGCCGACGTGTCGCTGGGCCGACCCGACACCCAGGCGCTGCTGATCCCGGACCTGCTCGGCTACTGGCTGACCGGGGTCCGGGTGGCCGAGCAGACCAACGCGTCGACCACCGGTCTGCTGGACGCCCGCACCGGCGACTGGTCCACGTCGCTGATCGACCGTCTCGGCCTGCCCGCCGGCTTGCTGCCCGACGTGGTGCCGCCGGGCACCGTGCTCGGCGGGCTGACCCCGGCCGTGGTGGCGGAGACCGGCCTGACCCGGCCGCTGACGGTGAGCACCGTCGGCTCGCACGACACCGCGTCCGCGGTGCTCGGCGTGCCGGCCGCCGACGCCGACTTCGGGTACATCTCCTGCGGCACCTGGGGTCTGGTCGGGGTGGAACTCGAGGCCCCGGTGCTGACCGAGGCCGGGCGGACGGCCAACTTCACCAACGAGCGCGGCGTCGACGGCACCGTCCGCTACCTGCGCAACGTGATGGGTCTGTGGCTGCTGTCCGAGTCGTTGCGCACCTGGGGTCTGCAGGGCGTCGACGTCAGCCTCCCCGACGTGCTGGCCCGGGCGGCCGAGCTCCCCGCCGGGGGGCCGCAGTTCGACCCGGACGACCCGGTGTTCCTGCCGCCCGGGGACATGCCGGCCCGGATCGCGGACGCGTGCCGGTCGGCCGGGGAACGGGCGCCGGACGGCATCCCGGCGATGGTGCGCTGCATCCTCGATTCCCTGGCCACCGCGTTCGCCGCGGGCATCGAGCGGGCCGCCGCCCTGTCCGGCCGCGACGTGACCACCGTGCACGTGGTGGGCGGCGGCTCGCAGAACGAGCTGCTGTGCCAGCTGGTCGCCGACGCCTGCGGCCGCCCGGTGGTGGCCGGGCCGGTGGAGGCCACCGCCCTGGGGAACCTGCTGGTCCAGGCGCGCACCCACGGAGTGCTCTCCGGCGACCGGTGGGCGCTGCGCGAGCATCTCCGGACCGGCCTCACCACCCGGACGTACCCTCCCAGAAGAGTCCCGAGCTCCCGCGTGGCGGGGATCGGCCGATGA